The sequence GACGCCGCTCGAGTGCGCTGGCGGCTGGCTAGTGCGAAGCGGCTGACCCCACTCGTTATGATCCTGCCCGTAGTCGTCAGGCCCACCATGTTCACGAACGTACTCGTGGCGACCGACGGGAGCCCCGGTGACGACGTCGCGATCGACCACGCGACCGAACTGGCCGACGCATACGGTGCCAGCGTGCAGGCGCTCTACGTCGTCGACGTCGGCCCGGAGCCGGCGGGACTGGATGCAGACCAGCACGAGACGCTCTACGAACCGGCCGAACGACGAGGCCGCGAGGCCACCGTCCGCGTCGAGAACCGGGCGAGCGACCGCGACCTCGAGGTGGCACGCGCCGTCCGCGAGGGTGTCCCCCACGAGGAGATTCTCGCGGCGGCCGCGGAGTACGACAGCGACCTGATCGTCGTCGGAACCCACGGCCGAACCGGCGTCGAGCGAGCCAGACTGGGAAGTACGACCGAACGCGTACTCACCCGCGCCGACGTCCCCGTGCTCTCGGTCCGACTGGACGACGACGCTGATCCACTCCCCGACGATCCGTACGATCGCATCCTGTTACCGACCGACGGTAGCGACGCAGCCGAACGCGCAGCCGAGTCCGCCCTCGACGTCGCCGAGCGATACGACGCCGACGTCCACGTCGTCTACGTGATCGACTCGTCGGTCACCGACCTCGAGGACGCCCCGCGGAGCATCCTCGGCGTCCTCCGTGAGGCTGGCGAATCGGCGACCGAAGACGTCGCAGAACTGGCGCGAGAACGAGGACTCGAGGCGTCGACCGAGGTCCGTCGAGGGCTGCCGGGGGACGAACTGCTTGCTGCCACCCAGTCGGTCGACGCCGACCTCATCGCGATGGGAACGCGTGGGCGAGTCATCGCCAGCGGTGACCTCCTCGGGAGTACGACGGCGCGAGTCGTGCGTCGGTCGCCGGTGCCGGTGCTCACGGTCGGGTGAGGAGAGCACGACGGCCACGCCCCCACTCGATCAGGACAACAGGCGCCTGAGCCTCGAGGGGACGGGATCGCGTCGCTTCGCGAGGATGACGGTGCCGGCGGCGTGTCGGCCGACGGCATTCGAGACCGTGCCCAGTAATCGCCGCCTGATCAGGCCGCCCTCGGAGACGCCGAGGACCGTCAGGTCGTGGTCAGCGGAGAGATCGGTCAGCGCGCTCGAGATAGACGACCTGCTGACGACCTCGCGTTCGACGTGGTCGACGCCGTCGAACCGCTCGGCCGTTCGGACCAGCAGGGCTTCCGCCTCGCCGTACTCGAGGTCGCCGTCCCCGGGATCGTGGACATGTGCCAGCGTGACGCTGGCATCACGTTCACGGGCGATCGAGGCGGCGACATCGGCCGCGTACGTTCCGTGTGGGCCGCCAGCGACGCCGACGAGGATCGATCCGATCGTCGGCGTCTCGGTCTTGATTCGCCTGACGAGGACGTCACACGGCGCCGACTGCAAGACGGCGTCGACGTGGTTTCCGAGGACGATCTGCTCGCGTGGCGGGCGACCCCGCCAGCCGAGGAGAATTTCGTCGACGTCGTACTCGCTCGCCGCCCCGACGATTCCGCGTGCGACACCGCGGGCCATTCGAACGTGTTCCTCGACGGGGACGTCGTGGGCGGCGACGCGCTCGGCTGCGTCGGCAACGAGTGTCTGGTGCTCGTCCTCGAGCAGATACCGCCGCCCGTCCGCGAGCGAGAGCTGTGACGGGACCTCGAGAACGAACAGCAGGTGGATCCGGGCGTCCCGGTCTCGAGCGAGGTCGATCGCCGTATCGAGCTGGCGCGTCGCCGTCTGTTCGTTGACGATCGGGACGAGAAGTGCTGGGTCGTCACCTGACGGCTCGGCCATCGGTTCCGAAGACGTCGTTCGCACGGGTATGCCTTCCCCTCGCTTTCAGCCGGTGACGATCGGCAACCATCAAAAAGAACACACCGAGACGGTCTCGGCTCGATCAGGACTGGTTCGGTCGTGGCACCGCTCCGTTCTCACGGAGACCGATCAGGACTGCAGCCACCAGCCGTAGACCTTCTCGAGGTCCTCGTCGGAGTGTTCTTTAATTCGGCTCGAGGGCTTGCCCTCGAGAATCTGGCGTTCGATGGCGTTCAGCGCGAGCGAGAAGGCGTGGCGGTCGCCGTAGCCTTCGTCGCTGGCGACGAACAGCCCCTTGTCGGTGAACAGGCGGATTCGGGCGTGAATCTGGGGAACACCGCGGAGTCGTTCGCGGTGCTCAGAGAAGTGGACTTTCGCCTCGAAGACGCGCATGTCGCCGAACTTCCGGGTCACGTTCTCGATACGCTCGGCGAGGCCCTCCCGGCTCGACTCGGCCATCAGATCGACACCGAAGACCTGCACGGGAAGCTGCTGCTCTTCGGTCCAGGTCAGTGACTCGAGCAGGTCGGTCTTGGTGACGATCCCGGCGAGCGAGCCGTCCTCGAGCAGGATCGACGAGGAGCCGCCGAACTCGAGCATCGTCTCGAGGACCGAATCGAGATCCTCGTCCGGACTGGCGGTGCCGAGCGTTTCTACCATCACGTTTCGGACGGGTAACTCGAGGAGGTCCGCGCTCTCGCCTTCGCGAGCACCGAACCCACCGTGGTGGCCCCCCTGACTCGCGTCCATGTGTTCTTCGGGGTCCCCACCCTGCGAACGGGTGAGTTCGCGGGTGACGAACTCGAGGACGTCGACGAGACTGACGATGCCGACGACGTCACCGTCGTCGTCGGGGTCGACGACCGGGAGGTGCTGGATGCGTTCCTTCCGGAACGTCGCGAGAGCCTTGCCGAGGTTCGTCCCGGGGTCGACCGAGACGAGGTCGGTCGTGGCCACGTCGTCGGCGTCGAGTACCGAGAGGTACGGCTGGACAGCCTCGAGCAGGTCGTCGGCGCGAACGACGCCCGAGACCTCGTCAGTGCCGTCTTCGACGACGGGGAGGAGTCGGGTGTCTCCGGCGATCATCAGCCGGGCGGCCTCTCGGACGTCTTCGTCCGGGCCGATCGTCGGCACCGGCCTGACGAGCGAGCGGGCCTTGCGCGTGTTCTTCTCGTGGGACGAGAGGACGTCACGGCGGGTGACGATCCCCTCGAGATCGCCGTCGCGAGTGACCAGCAGTGCTTTCCGATTCGAGTCCTCGAATGCCCCGCGGAGCTTCGAGACCGGCGTCGTTTCGTCGTAGGTGTCGAACGTCCGGTCGACGATGTCGGTCACGTCCATACCTGATCGTCGACCTCCCCGTACTTACCATTCATGTAAACTTCCCGCCGTCGGGTTGTTGGGGACAGATTTACTTCGACCAGTGAGCCGACTGGCGAGACTGACAGGCCCGGTCGGGACGGCAGAGAGCCGACACTATATACGCTGAGCCACGAAAGTGAGAGTATGTACGATCGGATCCTCGTCCCGACCGACGGGAGCGACTTCGCGGACGACGCCGCAGACACCGCCCTCGAGCTGGCAGCGACGCTCGATGCCCGCGTCGACGTCCTCTGCGTCGTCGAGACCGGGCCGCTCGGATCGGTAGCGTTGCCGGGTGACGGGGGAAGCGCCGCAGACGTCCTCGGGGAGCGAGCCGCGGAGTTCGTCTCGAGCGTCGCCGAACGCGGCGAGTCGCGAGGCGTTCCCGTCGAGACGGCGGTGCGCGACGGTACGCCGGTCAAGGAGATTCTCGACTACGCCGACGAGGTCGACGCGGACGTCATCGTGATGGGAACCCGGGGCCGCGGCGGCCTCAGTCGGATGATGCTCGGCAGCGTCACGGAGGGCGTCACCCGACACAGTGAGCAGGACGTCCTCGTCGTCGGCGCAGACCGGACTCCTGTGCTCGAGGAGTGACGAGAGGGCCACGACAGCGGGGCGGAACGGACCGCTCGAGTTCCGAGCCGGTCGGGAACAGCGGTCGCGATCAGTCGATGTCGATCGAGGTTCCACTGCGGGCGTCCGGGTCGGCCTTCGGAATCCGAACCGTGAGCACGCCGTTGTTACACGACGCCGAGGCACGCTCCTCGTCGACCGGCTCGGGAAGTCGAACGGAGCGCCGAAGGGAACGACGGGCCCGCTCACTCTTGATGTAGAACCCGTCCTCGAGTTCTGTTCCCGGCGCTGGCTCGCGTTCCGACGC is a genomic window of Natrarchaeobaculum aegyptiacum containing:
- a CDS encoding universal stress protein, which gives rise to MFTNVLVATDGSPGDDVAIDHATELADAYGASVQALYVVDVGPEPAGLDADQHETLYEPAERRGREATVRVENRASDRDLEVARAVREGVPHEEILAAAAEYDSDLIVVGTHGRTGVERARLGSTTERVLTRADVPVLSVRLDDDADPLPDDPYDRILLPTDGSDAAERAAESALDVAERYDADVHVVYVIDSSVTDLEDAPRSILGVLREAGESATEDVAELARERGLEASTEVRRGLPGDELLAATQSVDADLIAMGTRGRVIASGDLLGSTTARVVRRSPVPVLTVG
- a CDS encoding universal stress protein, whose amino-acid sequence is MAEPSGDDPALLVPIVNEQTATRQLDTAIDLARDRDARIHLLFVLEVPSQLSLADGRRYLLEDEHQTLVADAAERVAAHDVPVEEHVRMARGVARGIVGAASEYDVDEILLGWRGRPPREQIVLGNHVDAVLQSAPCDVLVRRIKTETPTIGSILVGVAGGPHGTYAADVAASIARERDASVTLAHVHDPGDGDLEYGEAEALLVRTAERFDGVDHVEREVVSRSSISSALTDLSADHDLTVLGVSEGGLIRRRLLGTVSNAVGRHAAGTVILAKRRDPVPSRLRRLLS
- a CDS encoding CBS domain-containing protein → MDVTDIVDRTFDTYDETTPVSKLRGAFEDSNRKALLVTRDGDLEGIVTRRDVLSSHEKNTRKARSLVRPVPTIGPDEDVREAARLMIAGDTRLLPVVEDGTDEVSGVVRADDLLEAVQPYLSVLDADDVATTDLVSVDPGTNLGKALATFRKERIQHLPVVDPDDDGDVVGIVSLVDVLEFVTRELTRSQGGDPEEHMDASQGGHHGGFGAREGESADLLELPVRNVMVETLGTASPDEDLDSVLETMLEFGGSSSILLEDGSLAGIVTKTDLLESLTWTEEQQLPVQVFGVDLMAESSREGLAERIENVTRKFGDMRVFEAKVHFSEHRERLRGVPQIHARIRLFTDKGLFVASDEGYGDRHAFSLALNAIERQILEGKPSSRIKEHSDEDLEKVYGWWLQS
- a CDS encoding universal stress protein, with protein sequence MYDRILVPTDGSDFADDAADTALELAATLDARVDVLCVVETGPLGSVALPGDGGSAADVLGERAAEFVSSVAERGESRGVPVETAVRDGTPVKEILDYADEVDADVIVMGTRGRGGLSRMMLGSVTEGVTRHSEQDVLVVGADRTPVLEE